One stretch of Harmonia axyridis chromosome 1, icHarAxyr1.1, whole genome shotgun sequence DNA includes these proteins:
- the LOC123671034 gene encoding uncharacterized protein LOC123671034 codes for MSDSEFSLTPPELIEAAQEASRKLLPAKSRKIYETAYSRFMDWKMKKKCSSFSETVLLAYFSELAQQQKPSTVWSNYSMIKSLLRSNNNVDISKYFKLITFLKQNGKGYTPKKAAIFTSTQISDFLNNAPDEVYLMAKVVVVFGIAGACRICEISQVTLDDIEDSGKLLIVKLKQTKNDVNRRFVVTEEYIKYYRMYIALRPAAAKDRRLFYAYRNGKCINQVVGKNQFYKVIHFEDRLLHF; via the exons atgtctgattccgagttttctctgactccaccGGAGTTGATAGAAGCCGCGCAAGaagcgtcacgaaaattattgccagctaaatcgcggaaaatatacgaaaccgcgtattcaagatttatggattggaaaatgaaaaagaaatgcaGTTCattctcggagacagtgttattggcttacTTTTCGGAactggcacaacaacaaaagccatcaacagtgtggtcgaattattcaatgattaaaaGTTTGTTACGATCCAATAATAATgtagacatttcaaaatatttcaaactaattacatttctgaaacaaaatgggAAAGGATACACGCCCAAGAAAGCTGCGATTTTTACGAGTACGCAAATTagtgattttttaaataatgcaCCGGATGAAGTTTATTTAATGGCCAAGGTTGTTGTTGTATTTGGGATTGCAGGTGCTTGTCGAATTTGTGAAATCAGCCAGGTAACATTGGATGATATTGAAGATTCGGGAAAGTTATTAATTGTGAAACTGAAGCAAACAAAGAATGATGTAAACAGAAGATTCGTAGTTACTGAAGAATATATCAAGTATTACCGAATGTACATAGCCCTTCGTCCAGCAGCAGCAAAAGATCGCCGCCTGTTTTATGCATATCGCAATGGAAAATGTATCAATCAGGTTGTGGGTAAAAATCAGTTTTATAAG GTCATTCATTTCGAAGATCGTCTGCTACACTTTTAG